A window of Kyrpidia spormannii genomic DNA:
ATTCGACCTGACGAGGCGGTCAGTTACGGGGCCCGGATCCTCACCGAGCACCTCACCCTGTTTCTCGGCCTCACCGATCAGCCCCGGGCCGGCGATGTGTTGGTGGAACGGGACGAGCAGCGCCGGGAAAAGGTGCTCGACATGACTATCGAGGAGTTGGACCTCTCAGTCCGTTCCTACAACTGTCTCAAACGGGCGGGAATTAACACCGTGGCCGAATTGTGCTCGAAAACCGAAGAGGAAATGATGAAAGTCCGCAATCTCGGCCGAAAGTCCCTGGAAGAGGTTCAAGAGAAACTGGCCGAGTTGGGCTTGGCCTTACGCAAAGAAGAATAAGGTCGGCAAAAAGAAGGGAGGGAGTACCGGTGTCGTATCGAAAGCTGGGAAGATACTCGTCAGCACGCAAAGCGCTCTTCCGCAGCCTGGTCACAGATTTGTTCATGTATGAGCGCATTCGCACCACTGAAGCAAAGGCGAAAGAAGTGCGCAAAGTGGCGGAGAAAATGATCACCTTGGCAAAACGGGGGGATCTTCACGCCCGGCGCCAGGTGGCGGCTTTCGTCTATAAAGAGACGGCAGACGAAGACACGAATCAGGATGTGGTGCAAAAGTTGTTCAGCGAGATTGCACCCCGGTACCAGGAACGTAACGGCGGCTACACCCGCATCCTGAAGCTGGGTCCGCGCCGGGGGGACGCTGCGCCCATGGTTTACCTTGAACTGGTGGAATAATTGTTTCTGACAACAACCGCGCGGGCGAGGTTTGTCCTCCGGGGGCAAGCCTCGTTTTCCGTATGCTTTGGGTGAGATACCCGGACGCTCCAGGCCCACCGGCTAGGAAAGGGGCGCGGCGGTGTACGTTAAGGCGAAGGTGGCTTACGATGGGACCGATTATCACGGATTCCAGCGTCAACCCGGCCTGAGAACAGTTCAGGGGGTGCTGGAAGGGGCCTTAGGGGAGTTGGCCGGCCGGGAGATTTCGATTGCCGGGGCGGGGCGGACAGATGCCGGAGTGCACGCCCGGGGACAGGTGGTCGCCTTCGAGTGGCCGGGACCGATTCCCTGGCAGCGATTAGAGCGGGTTTTGCTTCGGCGGCTACCGGAAGATCTGGTGGTATCCAATCTTGAACCGGCGCCGGAGTCCTTTCACCCGCGTTGTTCCGCAGTGGGCAAATGCTATCGTTACACCCTGGATCAAGGGGTGTATCCCTCAGTGTTTCTTCGTCGCTATGCGTGGCACGTACCGACTCAGATGGATCTGGGGTCGATGCGCCGGGCGGCCCTCGCGGCTGCAGGGACTCACGATTATACCAGCTTTTGCGCCGCCGGCACTCCGGTACAGAACAAGGTGCGGACGGTATACGCCATCCGCCTGGCCGAGGAGCCGCCTTTTGTCCACCTTTACGTGTTTGGCAACGGCTTTCTGTACCAGATGGTCCGCATCCTGGTCGGAACCCTGGTGGAGGTGGGGCTCGGGAAGCGATCGGTAGAGTCTATCTCCGGGATTTTGGCCGCCCGGGATCGTCGGGCGGCGGGAGTGACGGCCCCTGCGAAAGGGCTGACCTTGTGGGACGTGTACTATGAGACGGGCGATTTCACCCGAGCTTGGAGCGGTTTTCTTGACTTGACTGCGGCAGCTCAGTACAATGAGCATGGAGTTTTCGGCCCATGGAACCACGAGGGTTGAAATGATAGGGCGGAGGGAAACAGTTCATGCAAACGACATTCATGCAGAAAAAGGAGGACGTGAAACGCCGGTGGTACGTGATTGACGCGACCGGGCAGACGGTAGGCCGTTTGGCCTCGGAGATTGCCGTCATTCTGCGCGGAAAGCACAAGCCCGAGTATACGCCTCACGTGGACACGGGAGATCACGTTGTTGTCATCAACGCGGATAAAGTCGTGTTTACGGGTAAAAAGTGGACGGATAAACTGTATCGGCGGCATTCCGGCTATCCCGGCGGGTTGAAAGAGATGCGGGCCAAGGACGTCCTTGCCCGATATCCCGAACGCATTCTGTATTACGCCGTAAAAGGCATGTTGCCACACAATCCGTTGGGCCGAAGTCAGTTGAAGAAATTGAAAGTGTACGCCGGTCCGGAGCATCCTCACGAAGCCCAGCAGCCCGTTCCGTGGCAGCCCGGAACGGTGAGAGGAGGGAAGTGACGCCTATGGCACAGGTGCAATATTGGGGAACCGGGAGACGGAAGGAGTCTGTCGCCCGGGTGCGGCTTTACCCTGGGGATGGGCAGATTCTGATCAACCGCCGGCCATTGGAAGAGTATTTTGGCCTTGAGACGTTGAAATTAATGGTAAAACAACCGCTAATTCTCACGGACAGCCTGAACCGCTACGACGTTCACGTGAATGTAAAAGGCGGCGGGATCTCCGGTCAGGCCGGGGCCATCCGTCACGGCATTGCCCGAGCCCTTCTGAAAGTCGATCCCGACCTTCGCACGCCGCTGAAAAGGGCGGGATTGTTGACCCGGGATCCCCGCATGAAGGAGCGCAAGAAGTACGGGTTGAAAAAAGCCCGCCGCGCTCCCCAGTTCTCCAAACGTTAACCACAAGCCCGTCGGCGCCGAAGCGTCACGGGCTCTTTTTTGCGGCGAAAGGCAGAGCATTCTTGTTGTCGTTGTCTTTTCCTGAAGCAGTAGGGTACAATGCCCTAAAGGAGGGCGAGAGCCATGGCTGCACTGACAGAGAAGACGGTGTTTGATGCGCTGCGGCCCATCCAAGATCCGGAAGCGCATCGCAGCATTGTCGACCTCGGGATGGTTCGAAAAGTGGAGATTGACGGCGGATTCGTCACTGTTGAAGTGGCGTTAACGATTAAAGGGTGTCCTTTGCATACGGTGATTCAAGATGAAGTGGAAAAGGCGGTTCGCAACCTGCCGGGGGTGACCGATTGTCGAGTGATTCTGGCGACGATGACCGGCGAGGAGCGGGCCCGGTTCCGGGATGTGCTCCAAGGGGGCACCGGGGCTGAACGGTCCCAGGGGGTTGAAGGTGTACCGCCCTTATTGCGGCCCAATGTACAGACCCGTTTTGTGGCGGTTACCAGTGGCAAAGGTGGAGTTGGAAAATCCACGGTGACGGCGAACCTCGCCCTCGCCTTGGCCCGGGACGGTTACCGGGTGGGCGTAATCGACGCAGATATCTACGGGTTCAGCATTCCGGGCCTGTTTGGAGCGGCAGATCGAAAACCGACCGTGATCGATGAGTTGATCATGCCGGTCCAGGCCGAGGGTGTCAAGATTATGTCGATGAACTTTTTTGTCCCAGAGAATACCCCCGTGATCTGGCGCGGACCGATGCTGGGCAAGATGCTGCGAAATTTCTTTGCCGAAGTCCACTGGGGGGACCTGGACGTTATGCTGCTTGATCTTCCTCCCGGCACTGGCGATGTCGCCTTGGATGTCCATCAATTGTTGCCCAAAGCCGGGGAGTTGATCGTGACCACTCCGCAACGCAACGCCGCAGACGTGGCCGTGCGGGCCGGCATGATGGCGAAAAAGACCGGCCACGAAATTCTGGGCGTTGTGGAGAACATGGCCTATCGGGTGTGCCCCCATTGCGGTGGCCGGGATGAACTCTTTGGCCGGGGCGGAGGCCAGCGGGTAGCGGACGAGCTTAAGGTCAAAGTGCTGGCCCAGATTCCGCTACAGCCAGAAACCCTTGGGGGGACCGGCCTTTACGAGCCCGATACCCCCGCGGGTCAGGCTTTCGACGATTTGGCGAAGATTGTGGGGGGGCTGGTGTCCGCCGGGTTAGCCGGTTGAAGCGAGCCGTCTTGGACAAGGCGCGGAGGGGGGCATCCCATCAGGCAGACAGGAAGGGCCGACACGCGGGGGGCTGGGCCGTGCCTGCTTCCTGGGGCCGCCCGGTTTACCCTCCGCCCATATCTTGACTTTGTTGATCCTGATCCCCGCCGCCCCCGGAGGATTGTCCGCCTCCTTGTTGCTGGCCGCCCTGTCCCCCTTGTTTGCCTTGCCCGGCCTGAGGACCTACTTCCCGTACGGCCTGTTTCAGGCTATCCGTAAAAAGCAGTCGAAAACTCGGATTCTGAAGGGCCTCCTGCATTACCTTCATGGTTTGCTGGCGGTAGGGCGGGGAAGACATGAGGCTCAGGATT
This region includes:
- the rplQ gene encoding 50S ribosomal protein L17, which gives rise to MSYRKLGRYSSARKALFRSLVTDLFMYERIRTTEAKAKEVRKVAEKMITLAKRGDLHARRQVAAFVYKETADEDTNQDVVQKLFSEIAPRYQERNGGYTRILKLGPRRGDAAPMVYLELVE
- the truA gene encoding tRNA pseudouridine(38-40) synthase TruA, with the protein product MYVKAKVAYDGTDYHGFQRQPGLRTVQGVLEGALGELAGREISIAGAGRTDAGVHARGQVVAFEWPGPIPWQRLERVLLRRLPEDLVVSNLEPAPESFHPRCSAVGKCYRYTLDQGVYPSVFLRRYAWHVPTQMDLGSMRRAALAAAGTHDYTSFCAAGTPVQNKVRTVYAIRLAEEPPFVHLYVFGNGFLYQMVRILVGTLVEVGLGKRSVESISGILAARDRRAAGVTAPAKGLTLWDVYYETGDFTRAWSGFLDLTAAAQYNEHGVFGPWNHEG
- the rplM gene encoding 50S ribosomal protein L13, whose amino-acid sequence is MQTTFMQKKEDVKRRWYVIDATGQTVGRLASEIAVILRGKHKPEYTPHVDTGDHVVVINADKVVFTGKKWTDKLYRRHSGYPGGLKEMRAKDVLARYPERILYYAVKGMLPHNPLGRSQLKKLKVYAGPEHPHEAQQPVPWQPGTVRGGK
- the rpsI gene encoding 30S ribosomal protein S9 produces the protein MAQVQYWGTGRRKESVARVRLYPGDGQILINRRPLEEYFGLETLKLMVKQPLILTDSLNRYDVHVNVKGGGISGQAGAIRHGIARALLKVDPDLRTPLKRAGLLTRDPRMKERKKYGLKKARRAPQFSKR
- a CDS encoding Mrp/NBP35 family ATP-binding protein, yielding MAALTEKTVFDALRPIQDPEAHRSIVDLGMVRKVEIDGGFVTVEVALTIKGCPLHTVIQDEVEKAVRNLPGVTDCRVILATMTGEERARFRDVLQGGTGAERSQGVEGVPPLLRPNVQTRFVAVTSGKGGVGKSTVTANLALALARDGYRVGVIDADIYGFSIPGLFGAADRKPTVIDELIMPVQAEGVKIMSMNFFVPENTPVIWRGPMLGKMLRNFFAEVHWGDLDVMLLDLPPGTGDVALDVHQLLPKAGELIVTTPQRNAADVAVRAGMMAKKTGHEILGVVENMAYRVCPHCGGRDELFGRGGGQRVADELKVKVLAQIPLQPETLGGTGLYEPDTPAGQAFDDLAKIVGGLVSAGLAG